Within Rhipicephalus microplus isolate Deutch F79 chromosome 9, USDA_Rmic, whole genome shotgun sequence, the genomic segment TGCTAGTTTGCTTTTTTGAAGACTCAGCCCGTCTGCTTGCGCCACtctagtggtctagtggctaaggtactcggctgctggcccgctgGTCGCGAGATacaataccggctgcggcggctgcattcccgatagacacggaaatgttgtaggcctatgtgctaaGTTTGCGTGCTCTTTAACGGactctaggtggtcaaaatttgcggagcctttcaccacggcgtctctcataatgatatgttGGTTTTCGGACGTCgcacctcacatatcaatcaatcaaccagctTGTCTGCTTGCACAATACTAAAAACCTAACAATTTTTCGGTTATAAACGTAACATTAGGCAATGGTGTTATAGTGATCAACTTACCATTGTCATTCGAGCACTCTGCTGATCACCTAGAAAAGCTCCAAACTTTATTCGTctcttttatttcctttttcAGACATCTTCGCAAGAACTGAAACTATGCTCTTCATGGCACTTGACCGTTCCTGCGCCATATTCAAGGTCCAGTCACTACAAAATTGTACGTGTTCTCAATTAACTCTTACGCTGAAAAAGAGACGTCACTCTTTGCTGTAGTCCATTGCAACTTAAGAAAAAATTGAAGCTTTGCCTCCACCCATCACTGCCCATGCCAGCGAAAGTTTACATAAGCTTTACATCTATTCATAATTTCAGTGACGGCAATCACTATCATCGTGTTTCATAGAGTTTGTGTTCTCATACAGACACTCATTCCTGTCAAAGGTTTTTAAAATTTTAAGCGCCTTTGGAAATCTTGTCAATAATACATCAATTTGGAGTCAAAAGTGGCTCTATGGATAGGAACAATGAATTATGTGTTTTGATAGGTGTTCACGGAAACTAGTGCACAAGATGTATGCGCAAATGGAAGGAACTTCGGCTTACACTACTTACTTACCTGGGTAGTTGACTAGAGTTCCGCCGTCTTAGGCGGCAATATTGTATTTGTTATGAAATTGCAACCAAATGCTACAAACTGAGTCATTAGGAACATCAGTGCACATATTTTGCCATCGTAGTAAACCTGTCACGCTAAATTACTGcagtaaatgtcagtgttaatACCATAGTATGATGAGTTCCAATGTTTATGTTCACTGCGGTGCTACGCCTTACAGCTTTAGTAGCGAAAAACGCTCATTCGCAAATGCCGTGCGATCATCATCTCGTCTAGTGATAATAACTGATTTTGCTGATTTTCTCGTGTTTGAGTTCTAAGGCCATAATGACGTTGAATTCTGCCATGTTTGAGTGCTTTTTGTCTTTGGTAAATTGCTGTCTTGTTGTGTTTTCTTGGCAGTTCAAACAGCTGTAGGTTCTTTGATTTATTCTCATTGCTCGAGGAGGAAGCGTCATGCTGTCTGCAGTATTACGAAGTACATCGAGACGCCGTTTGGCCTCCAGGTATACACACGAGCCTGAATAGCTGATTGAGCTTGTTCTCGATCATCGGCACTGATGTATCGGCTATGCCTCCACAAGCCTACAACAGAACTCGCACCACGAAGACAGGTGCTTTCCGCGATTCTAATGCCACGTTCATGCCCTGTCATCCAAAAAGAAGTAAGCGCGACATAGCTTTCCCGTTTAGTCCCATTGGTTAAACACGGCTACGCACTCGTATTCACTCATCCAATCAACGACGTCCTCATGCTCCAAGCTGAAGGACGTCATGAGGACTCGTGTACCCTTCAATATATATCGACTCGACATCAGGGTTTCGCTGTCGGCGTAAGCTGTTTGAACCGAAGTGCTCGTCATACGTGTCGTTTGGATCGTCATCGTCAACTTCGGGAGATAATCTCCTGATACGGCAGCTAGGTCTGGACTTCTTAAGCGACTTCTTGGAGAAATTTTACAAATCGGAGAGGGATACTTAGCATCAACACCAGTTTCTCGCGAGACTTCAGAAGGGCACCAGTATTTTAGTTATCCACTGTGTAGCCTGCTCTCGAAAAGCGCGTCATTCGCGTCTGGTTCTCGGGTGGAGAAGAAGGGCGCGAGTTTTTTTTTAGGCCAGAGCCACTCTTCTGAATCCTTTACATGCAGGTCGCTAGTTGTAAAAAAATGTACAATTACATGTTCAAAAGTCGCATGCTTTATATAGCCAGCTGTTTACAATTGTGTATCTATGCCATAAGCGTGATAGGTATTATAGTCATTAGAAGCGTGAAAGTGACATTTAGCGCTTATACCTGTGAGGATAATCGCACTGGACAATACAACATTAAATAACTTCGTCGGATGGTTTTCACTACAATAGagatgtgacggctgtattgtAGTTTATACATAATGATTAAAGACTTGAATGGCCAGCGCTGCAACCACCATTGCCGTGTAACGAACATTAAGGTCTACTTGAAATGCAGTTCGTGGACCTGGCATGGTTCTGTAGTAGACTAATCGGTTGCCCCACAGAGTACAGAATACTGGGGTTTGATTTCTACTTGGACGCTAACATTTATTCTTTAAATAACTCGGGTCAATGCTGTTTCCTAACGCTCGAGCGTGTCGAATTATGAATCCCCTCTAGCACGCACCCACATACCTTTACCTCCAAGTAGGAACACAATAGACGCGGACAGCATAGACAGGAACACGTGGCTGTGGCTGTCTATCCTGTACGCGTGTACGTATCACGCTCATATTATAAACAATTAAGCCGATTTTGTCTTTTGGAAAGGTTCCGTtgacgtacgcgacggtattGTCACATTCTTGATGTGATGAGCAGCGAGTGATAATCGTTCCACCATCAAGGCCCCCAGTACTATTATTGGTGAAGTCCAAAATACAAGAGTTTCCAGACGTaggtggcaagatagatagatagatagatagatagatagatagatagatagatagatagatagatagatagatagatagatagatagatagatagatagatagatagatagatagatagatgcgagAAGTGGGCGGCCTGacctagttcgctctagcctgctactatGCATGGGGGAAGAGGGacaggaaaaaaattgcccgcagcttccctcgggggaacactgaggaggatgcggagcatataattggttaacggggtgttaaagtgcgacttacttgggtcgatggctaaattggttaacgtggttgtgaaatggggtgttaaattgcgacttacttgggttgatggctaaattggttaacgtggttgtaggagggggtgttaaatgagtgaacacgtacacacgtatgcgaaagggcggcgctggtcgaagggacgtcgatcattgtgtttgtggattcgttggaattcatttcaccgcgaccttggacgtcgacgcgccgtacaaaccaaccgacgagcggcaactgagcgagcaagcgccgaccttgagtatatatacagctcgacggcgcatgcactgtcagctgttgaatgttctcgaagcgcgacgccacatgcgcgtccactggagaatcaggagaattgtagatgtcgaacgcggtgtgtagaggaggaagggtgcacagatggtggaagagtgaagcgcgcgcggtgtgtagaggaggaagggatgcacagatggtggaagagtgggcgacggcgcgacggcgcatgcgcgcgcgtcagctttcgaatgttcgagaagcggtgcggacggcgcggacggcgcggacggcgcactacaaggcgcgagtataagatgcttccgcatctaaaagatgtGGTGAAGGGTCACGATGGGAACATAAAAACGTTATGTGCATATACAATTACAACCTAGTACTGTGGCTTAACTAGAGTATGATGTCCAGTCTTGTACTTTTTAGGAAGCCTATCAGTCCTTATAGTAGCATTTGATTCTGTCTGATCAAACATTGCTGATGAAATGCCACTACCACACAGCGTTGCCCCACCAATTCCTACCCGCGTAAAACGAGCGTTTCTCGTTGCGACACGCAAATAAGGCAGTCAAATAAATATTTACATGACTAAGAGCCGGGCAAGACGGCAGAGGACGACGAATTGACAAGCACTGTATGCAACCACGGTTCTACGAGGAAGATGAAGTTGAAGCGTCTATAAATACAGAGTTTTATTTTTCTGCTCATCAAGTTATCCTTTGCCCCGTTCTATTTGCTTTGCAATGAAATGCCCCATCGTTTCGCATAGTTGGCAACGTTCACAATATCGGCCTCTCAGCACTGCGGAAGTGGTGTGCACAGGAATGTGTGAATGCAGCACCCAGGAGAATTCAGTGTAGCCGACTGAAGTTGCCTCGTTTCATGCTAGCCGGCAGGCGGAAAGTCATCTCATTGTCTGCTTCTCGCAGACACCTGTATTGATGGTCTTGCTGCCACCAATAGGTCGTTGTGCACCGTCGCATAGGCAATCTCAATAAAGAGCTACGTAGCTTCAGGAGTACGGCACTTTCACGCAATTAAGAACGGTAAACACAGTAGCTCTTGCTGCAGTATAAGCAAGCTCATTACCTGCCAGTCTACAGAGTCCAGGGATTCCTTGGAATGTGATTGTGTGACCGTTCTTCTGCACAAGGTGGTATGTTTTGACAATTTCTAAAGCTAGTGTAGAGCTTTTCCCGCTGTTTCAATCATAATATTTGACTTGCAATGTATAATTTTAGTCAGATAGTGTCAGCCACTTACGTGGCGCTTGGCCGCAAGCAAACGACGTGGCTACCATATCGctacaagttctgcagctgtggAGGACAACCTAAGGTCTAACTTGGACTTCAGAAATATAGTCAAATGACGGATCACAAAGGCCCCAGCCATAGCGCATAGAGACGGTGATTCATTAGTGTATACGGGAACAGAATCGTCGTACCCTTCAGCCAAATGTGCCAAAGTGAGTTGATTCAGGGCAGTGCAACTAGCACGAGGCGTTTTGCTAATTACAGAAACACTGATGCACACCAAGGGTCGCTTCAGCGTCCATGGCGGCAGTTTGTGGAATACGGCTAGTAAAAATTCTGAAGAAATGACACGCCTACTTGTGTCTAGGCATACAGAGTAGCTGAAACCTGGTCAGTATGTCTAAAGCAACGACAATGGATTGTTTGCGTTTCGACTGGGCAGATGGGGATGCAAACAAAGAGGCTCGAAAAATAGGTAAACCTCTAAGGAACTTTCACTCTATGGTGTGAAAGTCGATGTACATCTCGGTAGTCAAGGCTCGTCAGAAGCGCACGCGCTTGAAGGCTCCCCAATGTACGAATGCATGTTAGACGAGTACTCGAAAGCACGGGTGCGCTGTACCTTCAATATGAAAGAAGAATGTCTGGTGTAACTGCAGGTGGCTCTTCTAAGAGGAACTCCCTGCTGCAACTCGAAGAACTAGCGACGTTGGTATGTAGCGCACCGACATGATTCGCCCCAGATAGGCTGCGGTATATCACGACGCTAAGGCGCTGGTAGCGCATGACAACAAGAATCACTGCTCCATCAGCGATGGTCCGGTACTGCGCGATTGATTCCTTTGTGAATGACAATGCAACGCTCAATTAAACACTGCTGGCTTTGATGGCACAGTTACTTCGTGGTTGCTGATGTCACAAGTTACAGTATTGCTATCAGTTCAAGACGCGTCGCTTCAGATGCCCATGTGCAGAAATTGCCCGGGTAGGCATTGATTTTGACAACATTAGAGAGCTCAGCTAGAAAACAAATGAGCGTGATGATGAAGACTATAGGGCTGAGGTCCGCCCCTTGTGAAACTACAAGGCTTACGCTGTGTGACCCATATCATCGTCATGCTCCACATATATATAGTACATCCGCAACGATAATAGACTATCCACGCATGAGGACGTTCTCGTACACCTCTGTTTTCAACTGCATCAAGGATTGCTTCATAACGAAGGTTATCTCAGGCCCGTGTTATGTATAAGATGATTGCGCCCACTATTCTTCGacgctgtttttctttctataCAGACAAAACTACGTCTAAGACGCCATCTATTGAGGGTCAACTTATACGGAAACCATTGAGAAAGTTTGGTAAGATGGATTTATTCTCTAAGAGCTTGCTAGTATTGTCCGGAGTGGAGCACGTGTTTTATTACATTTCTCCCACAACTGGCGAGGGCAACCAGCCTTCACGAATAAAGCTCGTAAGAGCACTTGCCGGGCTTCAGTATTACCACTACTTAGATGTACTGGGACTGTTGTTGTGTCATACGTAGAGTTGTAGTAAGGCACGAGAGCTTTACACGCCCTGTTACTAAAGTAACAGTGATCCGAGTGGGTGATGAGAGTTGCCACTGATGACTGGCTACGTTTCGCAAAACTGGCAATTTTTAGAGGCCCTTGGTGACCTGAAGGAATGAAAGGTGACATGGTACATTTCTGGCAATTTTCAGCTTAGGTCTCGACCGGGTCATTGTATAATCAGTGCCTTCAAAAcaattgttgtaggcccgcgtgctcagatttgggtgcacgttaaagaaccccaggtggtcaaaattcccggagccctccactacggcgtctctcataatcatagggtggttttagCAGCTTTAGTTCTAGCAGCTCCTCTCTTGCCTCGCGTCCTGCAGCTCATTCATCTCCTCCCCGTGCTTCCTGCTCATCTAAGCAAACCCTCAACTCTTCGCCTTCGAGCCCCATGCGCTCGGCCAAAGCCACTAGATCTCGTGTGCTTGCCATTCTTAACACGCCTACTGCTACCActaacggcttcgtcctgtcgtaGCGGTTGCCAATTTGTGGTGCAGGTTTACGGTTGAGTAAATTGTTGTTCGGAGACCAAGCCTGAGAGCTAAGAATTGACGAAGCCgtttaaagtaagaaaaaaaagtagaaacaTTAGGCATAATTAAGAGAAAAACAAGATGAAGTTGCAATGTACACACACCGAGTCTAACATGACAAACTAAAACATGTCCTGCAAGTTGTCCAGCTATAATGTTTATGAAAATGAACAGTCAACGGTGGCGTTGATGATAGTGGTGGCCTGGTGGGGTCACGCAGCAAACGCTGGCGATGTCTCAGCAGCTGGAGTCACGCGCTAACCAGCACGGCAAGAAGCAATCGGCCCTGTAGGGACAGATGTATTAAGTGGACAGCGTTATCAGTAGAGGGCTCGCATCTAGGTGTTTCTGAAAGCATTAGTGTAAGCGGCGACCGAAATAGAGCTCCAGGGATACATTGGAGCAGAATTAGTGAAGGAACCTAGAAAGAACAGGACTCTTCGACCGATCAGCAAAATCTACTGCACGTGAGACGACGGTTATGCCGCAAGACTTCTTTATTCGCACAATAGCCGGATCCCTCTGCTCAGGCCTAAGCGATGAAGACAGGTATTTACATAAGAAAAGCTCAACTGCATGAAACGAATAATgctcgcaatatatatatatatatatttatatacaacGGTGGTCCCTGCCCACGGTGCCGCCGTGGTAAATCATAGGTAGAGTATTATACGCGTTAGTCTAAGGTCGCATGTTCGGttcctgcgcacggcaagttatcttttgactttttgacccacttttcttttttcacatttaccttacaattcggtgTAATAACCTTCCttacctatactttccttggcgttattgtctgttaggtatCATTATATAGTATCAAAACACATAAAatgagcccttaagcatacactctccgctatatatatatatatatatatatatatatatatatatatttaggcaGACATGGTGGTGAAATTGGGTACCGTGGCTCATACACATACTTTCTTTCATTCTGTTGGAGCACAATTCTCTGTCGTCGCCTTCTCTTAGCATGGCTTTATGCGTCAGCCAACTCCACCTCCCCGCAAAAGAAGGCACGTGATAGAAAAATGAAACCACCAGATGGAAATGAAACCGCTTTTCATGCAACGTGACAGTGAGGCCCAGTTCTTCGAACACCACGACAGAGTCAGTGTGGAATGCCACAGTCATCAAGGGTAAAGATTCAACACAAGCCACAATAACACAGGGGCCGTTCAACATGATGCAAGCAGATTATTTCTCCGGATTATTCGTAGTTCACGCGTTAACAGTTGCAGCCGAGCTTGACCAAGTAGTTAGGCGCACTAGAAGCTGCCGGGAAAAAGAGAACAATGTAAAGAATGTACAGCGGCTGAGCCAGCATATGCGCATTATGTCCATAGAATTTTTCTAAATTATCTGTTGACTTGTAGTGTAtagactgccccgccgcggtggtccagtggctaaggtactcggctgctcacccgcaggtcgcgggatcgaatcccggatgcagtggctgcatttctgatggaggcggaaatgttgtaggcccatgtgctcagatttggctgcacgttaaagaaccaacggtggtcaaaatttccggagccctccacttcggcgtcttaTATAATCATATCgtatttttgggacgttaaacccaacaaatcaatcggTACTGCATAGAGTTGTCTAGTATTCATACTTTCAGGATTGAAACGCACTTATGGCTTTGTTTATTGTAGTGTTATGGTTTTAGTAAAACTCAACCCTCTATCCACTTCCTCTGTTCTCTAGAccagagctctctcagctgcgtagcTGATGTTGTTACAGTAGGGAGTGGAAGGCTGGTTGCATGGTGGCTGTTTTTTATTGTCATGACTGTTGTTTGTCAAGGATGGGGACGAGTGCCTCTCGACAAGTTGCAACAAGTCGACTTTATGTGCAGAAATGTATGTACAAATATACAAGGCTCTTCACTGTTGGATCCGTTGCATGTTGCCTCGGCAAAACCGCTAGTGCATAGCACTGCTCACTGCTACCATACGCCCGTGAGGACTTAGAAGCCAAGATTTATCCACTAGGTGGCCCCTGCCCATTCTCCTTACGGCCAACCAATGCAATTCACTCCGTTTTTTGGACAGGCTAAACATACTTGTTATCGTCCTCTCATCTCGCTCTCCTATTCAAACATTTGTGCTCCCGGTACGAGAAAGAGAGCTGCAGGACGGCCTACCAAAGACGTTCCACGAACTGTGCTAACGCACACGATTGTGGCACCACTCAGTTTCCCTGATCTTGCTACCCGGGTGCGGCTGGTTCACTAACGGGCTCATGCCATTACTTCCAGAGGGTGAACGCTGTCCTGCGTGGCAGCCGCTTCGGGAATTCTAATCAAGATGTATAGGTGTCAACATACCGAACGTCTCCACGTCACATGCCAGCACCCCGCTGGCTGAAGGTCGCCTCGCTGGTCGTTAAAAGCATAACCGACAGCGGCCTCCCCCCATCAAATGGTCACGAATACCTGTGAGGGGCATGGGGTTCTATTGCTACACCCATTTTTCTTGCTAGAACGGGTGTCCTTATGTGGAGATATTCGTTTACCGAGATTCGGCTCGTTGGAAATTTCACAAGTTTGAGACAAAGAATACTCGCCCCTCTTGCCTGCGACGCCAGACCCTACATGCCCTCCCCAAGATTCGGGCAAGCGCTCGAATGCAGCTgcatgaacaacaacaacaacataaatGGATGGCGCCGAACTTCTCCAAACCCTGCAGCCGCACTTCGCAGTTCCCTGAACATCAGAGGCGTTTCGGCAACACGTGAAGTATTCTCTCTGCCTAAACCTCAAGGACCCACCCAACGGGCGCCGCCAcaacgcaaacaaaaaagaaaacgacacgAGGTCACTGACGGCATGCCCAAGTGCAATCGATAAAGCAGGCAATCATAAGCACCAAACACAGAAACACTTCCCGGAAACACACACTCTTTCACACATGATGCTGTTTCAGTGTAACAAAGAAAATAATACCATAGCCCCTGCATGCCtacgcacacacacaagaaaaaaaactggcccgtatctgcatgtaatgtgcaaatatcgtcgaaagacgatagtcttgcgtgtggacagtattaacaaaacatttgtttgatgttctgcgcaagaaaatttgtgAATGATATTCCGGATGAGCTGCGTTAGAGTGACTCGtgcgtgcagcggaagcgaacgagcgcatcaagttacgtcttacgtgatacatgagcgccatctggcactttcttttggaaaacaaagcgcgttctatgcgcgcccgtctcagaggtgataaggtgtagaacgcgaggcaaGGCGTAGGTACCATCACCATctcttcttagcaaagcgttggaaacgctccccgttccgtgcaagcgttgcatggtaagcgcagcgtgaaaAGCACTAcattccttaaaattacttatgtgtgcgtTTTATAGTAAGAGATTCATATGCAGAATATTtgcgtgctgttatggtgccccagacatgctgAATAACTGCTTTTGCATTgccaattgcacaagcatgaacgctcagcCTTGAGCAagattggtggtcgctgcggatggggtcagacATTTCAAATACCCGAAGCCGGTAAGCGTAGACGATTacacaattgtacagacagacagacagacagacagacagacagacagacagacagacagacagacagacagacagacagacagacagacagacagacagaccaaaacctTTGCGTTGAAtgtctccaagaaagactgtcgCCTTTAAACTACACTTCATTGAGACACCCCTATTCCAACATATGACGTCTCTGTCTTCGCGCACACGTCACTTTTTATTAAAGAAGGGTCCACCACGTGCCTAGTTCTCTAAAGTCTCAACGGCCACCGGGGCTCCGCTGCCATTGCCCGAGCGACCTTTAGGAGACCTCAACTGTGTGGACGCGTCGGCACAACATTGGGTGGCGGCCAAAAACCGTGGTAATCAGTGCGCTGAAGAGCCAGAAGTTGACCACTTTCGAATAACAGCTGACTGACAAGGACTCGCGGCATTGAGTTGAAGAAAGCCCGTGTCGTGCAAACGTGAATGACGCCTGAATGTCCCTCTTCGCATGCCGCGATAGGTAGACCTCAGAGGCAGCTACGGACAAGTTTACGACGAGCCAATACAACTTTTTGGGATATACTCTTATCAATGACACTGCCTCACACAGTGTGGCACCGCCACGCAATATCGTTCGCCCCCTCAGAAATCAGAGCTGAGAAATCGGCCCCGCTACGTCTGTGTACATAAGCCAGCTTAGGTAGTGTCCGCGAGATCCCTGAAAGTCTAATAACTCCGTCTCTGTGGTTGAAAAATTCAACCCCATGACTACTGCAAGCTCCTTACCGCCAGGCGCCCACCAAAGAGAACCTGCAACACGCTCTAAGCAACTCTCAAGATTACACACCACACAACACTGATCCCACTCGAGAAGTCTTCCGACTTCCCTCTTGACGCTTCAACGTGGATTCGAGCTCTTTCGGGTTAATGTTTCTCCTCCTAGAACTTCTGGTTGCCGCACCAAAGTCACGTTAGGTTGGCCGCCAAACAGCACCTCATGCTTACTAAAGTTCTGAGGGACTTGGTCGCGGTCTCAGTTTCTGGCATCGGCCGACCGATCAGAAACCGGGCAAGTATACGCAGCACACGTTGCTGTCGGCCGAGGTTGGTTCATATTCAGCCTCGTTAAGTTGTATGCCTTGCTCTAACACTACGCCAACTGACTCAGCTTTTAGGTCACAAAGTCGCAATTCCCTCGCGTGCACCATACCTGGAGGCTCCGCCGTCCTCCGCGCCACGAGCTAACAGTCGCGGT encodes:
- the LOC119165552 gene encoding uncharacterized protein LOC119165552 isoform X1; translated protein: MQTEVLAAVFVLIATDIILYTAGRDVTEFLDQRQPIWTLKSTRRGNIRCEVDQIETAAPLSVSIKRCIVLERRRCEGRILGVLDAERQEQMTVFYRDIFARTETMLFMALDRSCAIFKVQSLQNYKTTSKTPSIEGQLIRKPLRKFGKMDLFSKSLLVLSGVEHVFYYISPTTGEGNQPSRIKLVRALAGLQYYHYLDVLGLLLCHT